In one window of Drosophila innubila isolate TH190305 chromosome 2L unlocalized genomic scaffold, UK_Dinn_1.0 4_B_2L, whole genome shotgun sequence DNA:
- the LOC117780470 gene encoding uncharacterized protein LOC117780470, with the protein MERPSSSAMQMLYAELAAVKSQNSRLEEENLLLRHRLNRVSTDQHTNSSVQVEAKIKAFQMEEERDNILDTLQLHKKKYNKLHDAYLEKIKRCKALEDMFKKQKTLTGLVMKSAVEQRNSEQKMMLEKRQSKQSENCDVELQQLQAKLAKMQSALDESYDIIDEMDFELESVDLLEMQNQSLREELAALKTQLATASQADIVDDPPPKYEPEDTVAREARREYRRNVASSCNSDYFLKHDDADADSLERAAMTHSLIKTVEAESNCLRRELLRSRYQRTVRAKLDKEEEQEKETV; encoded by the exons ATGGAGAGACCATCGTCGTCCGCCATGCAAATGCTCTATGCAGAGCTGGCCGCTg TTAAATCACAGAATTCACGACTAGAGGAAGAGAATCTTCTGCTGCGTCATAGATTAAATCGTGTTTCTACTGATCAGCATACCAATTCCTCCGTGCAAGTGGAGGCCAAGATCAAGGCCTTTCAGATGGAGGAAGAACGCGATAACATATTAGAcacgttgcagttgcacaaGAAGAAGTACAACAAGTTGCACGATGCATATCTGGAAAAGATAAAACGTTGCAAGGCGCTGGAAGATAtgtttaaaaagcaaaagacaCTTACTGGTCTTGTTATGAAATCAGCTGTAGAACAGAGAAATTCTG AGCAAAAAATGATGTTGGAAAAGCGACAGTCAAAGCAGAGCGAAAACTGTGATGTAgagttgcaacagttgcaagcGAAGCTGGCAAAGATGCAATCGGCGCTAGACGAGTCCTATGACATTATTGATGAAATGGACTTTGAGCTGGAGAGC GTTGATTTACtggaaatgcagaatcaaagtttGCGTGAGGAACTGGCGGCATTAAAAACGCAACTAGCGACTGCTTCACAAGCTGATATCGTGGATGATCCACCACCCAAATATGAGCCAGAAGATACTGTTGCTCGAGAAGCCCGCCGCGAGTATCGTCGGAATGTTGCCTCCTCATGTAACAGCGATTATTTTCTCAAGCACGATGATGCCGATGCAGATTCATTGGAACGCGCCGCCATGACACACAGC CTTATAAAAACTGTCGAAGCAGAGAGCAATTGCCTGAGACGGGAGCTTTTGCGCTCACGTTACCAACGCACAGTGCGCGCCAAATTGGATAAAGAGGAGGAGCAAGAGAAGGAAACagtttaa